One Triticum dicoccoides isolate Atlit2015 ecotype Zavitan chromosome 4B, WEW_v2.0, whole genome shotgun sequence genomic window carries:
- the LOC119293383 gene encoding B3 domain-containing protein Os03g0619600-like, protein MRKSCECCKRYWTHLNGKVKCFFAHMDRHSRHSMVIPESFVNYFGWKLSGTIELEAPNGNVYDVGITERRNKTVLRSGWEAFVDANHILESNSLMFRYRGNCRFKVVVFDSSGCEKVVPCTARIQRNINDQEASTNSTDTSATFSDGDTHSSARRSDDCQSGSSGHCRKRARKDAISSPSEDLSEDSPYEHESSESEDIKRIRLTPEHDDTDPCMMPMGARLTQVQKKKVLEKVGAIASDLHVYVAVMTKINVRVALTFATKYCDTYLRKGSRSLVFQAEGKNQQWHGDLHDNSRSLRISGGWTSFAKDNNLREGDICLFELMKNKVGLKQKMMVYIIRLAALFCGKKFQLVVLTKFV, encoded by the exons ATGAGAAAATCTTGTGAGTGCTGCAAGAGATACTGGACTCATTTGAATGGAAAGGTCAAGTGTTTCTTCGCGCACATGGATAGACACTCTAGGCATAGCATG GTCATACCAGAGAGCTTTGTGAACTATTTCGGGTGGAAGCTGTCAGGAACCATTGAACTAGAAGCCCCCAATGGTAATGTGTATGATGTCGGAATTACTGAGCGTAGGAACAAAACAGTACTCCGATCTGGGTGGGAGGCGTTTGTCGACGCCAATCATATACTAGAAAGCAACTCGTTGATGTTCCGATACCGTGGAAATTGTCGCTTCAAGGTTGTGGTCTTTGATTCTAGTGGTTGTGAGAAAGTGGTGCCATGTACTGCTCGCATACAGAGGAATATCAATGATCAAGAAGCAAGCACAAATTCTACAGACACTTCAGCCACATTCAGTGATGGCGATACTCATTCGTCAGCACGACGATCAGATGATTGCCAGAGTGGAAGCTCAGGCCATTGTCGAAAACGAGCAAGGAAAGATGCAATATCTTCTCCGTCAGAGGATTTGTCAG AAGACAGTCCATATGAGCACGAGTCATCTGAATCAGAAGATATCAAACGTATTAGATTAACACCCGAGCATGATGATACTGACCCCTGCATGATGCCAATGGGTGCCCGTCTAACGCAAGTACAGAAGAAGAAAGTTCTGGAGAAAGTTGGAGCCATTGCATCAGATCTGCACGTCTACGTCGCAGTTATGACCAAGATCAATGTCCGTGTGGCCCTA ACCTTTGCCACAAAATACTGTGACACGTACCTTCGGAAGGGGAGCCGGAGTTTGGTATTTCAGGCAGAGGGGAAGAACCAGCAATGGCATGGTGACTTGCACGATAACAGTCGTTCCCTGAGGATAAGTGGAGGCTGGACTtcttttgccaaagacaacaacctgcGAGAGGGGGACATCTGCCTCTTCGAGCTGATGAAAAACAAGGTGGGGCTGAAGCAGAAGATGATGGTCTATATCATTCGCC TGGCAGCCTTATTTTGTGGCAAGAAGTTTCAACTAGTTGTGTTGACGAAGTTTGTATGA